Proteins from a single region of Congzhengia minquanensis:
- a CDS encoding class I mannose-6-phosphate isomerase: protein MFYDKPIFFEQNRVYRVYTGGKLFAGFFGDNSEDSFYPEEWVASPVKAMNKNSSGPKEGVSKLLGEDLYFDDALKTYKQEMLGSRNDLGFLVKVLDSGIRLPVQAHPTKEFSRKYFHSEYGKAESWVILGLRENAKLYFGFQDGVTIEEFKAAVEKSEYDKEAMVGLIREVNVEKGDVLFIPAGAVHAIGYGCLILEVQEPTDFTIQPERWCGDVKLSDYEMYLGIDKETAFTCFDFEHKVQGKVKAQVIEKTEQFQYESLIGKQQTDCFRVNRINASGTISLKEPASVYVVTDGNGVLSGQDYERNLKKGDYFFLPYNAAGKFSLSGNPSIEVIECCK from the coding sequence ATGTTTTATGACAAACCAATATTTTTTGAGCAAAACAGGGTGTACAGGGTATATACCGGCGGTAAATTGTTTGCCGGCTTTTTTGGCGACAACTCTGAGGACAGTTTTTATCCTGAGGAATGGGTTGCATCTCCGGTGAAAGCAATGAACAAAAATAGCAGCGGCCCAAAAGAAGGCGTTTCCAAACTGCTGGGGGAAGACCTGTATTTTGACGATGCGCTGAAAACCTATAAGCAGGAAATGCTTGGCAGCCGAAACGATTTGGGCTTTTTAGTGAAGGTGTTAGACAGCGGTATCAGGCTTCCTGTTCAGGCGCACCCAACAAAAGAATTTTCAAGAAAATATTTTCACTCTGAATATGGCAAAGCAGAAAGTTGGGTGATTTTAGGTCTCAGAGAAAATGCCAAGCTTTATTTTGGATTTCAAGACGGTGTTACCATTGAGGAATTTAAAGCGGCCGTTGAAAAATCTGAATATGACAAAGAGGCAATGGTTGGCCTGATTAGAGAAGTTAATGTAGAAAAAGGCGACGTTTTATTTATTCCGGCAGGCGCTGTTCATGCCATTGGCTACGGCTGCCTGATTTTAGAGGTGCAGGAGCCTACCGATTTTACCATTCAGCCCGAACGCTGGTGCGGCGACGTGAAACTTTCTGATTATGAAATGTATTTAGGAATTGACAAGGAAACTGCCTTTACATGCTTTGATTTTGAACATAAGGTGCAAGGCAAGGTGAAAGCGCAGGTTATTGAAAAAACGGAACAATTTCAATATGAATCTTTAATTGGGAAACAGCAGACAGATTGTTTCCGGGTAAACAGAATCAATGCAAGCGGGACCATTTCGTTAAAAGAACCTGCGTCGGTGTATGTTGTAACAGACGGAAACGGCGTTTTGTCCGGACAGGACTATGAAAGAAACCTGAAAAAGGGCGATTATTTCTTCCTGCCCTATAACGCCGCAGGCAAGTTCAGCCTTTCTGGAAATCCATCCATTGAAGTAATTGAGTGCTGTAAATGA
- a CDS encoding SGNH/GDSL hydrolase family protein has protein sequence MNKDIKIILPPKLYICSSRENQTIQTDREEFNIFFANIIQPYSEDFDVFVNCEYGENLGHCWHIDQLPDSGTVFPLEIRLYDAYGVCLAEKKTMVETVAKQRNGEAFRVLAVGDSMTRSAKYLAHLATKLYGIEFVGSRSFDKTIYHEGRGGWSFENYFHGTRENGDVTSPFLFPRDVSGKDYFGDLGYHRDIADALHDPYQFDGFKVEHPKDGQIVTDKNEAFRFEHGKMTQLEKNVSWEFSFSKYVERQGLKDLNAVTILMGANDLQICPYEESDKRIAKFMDNMERFVQSVREYSAALPIVINLPVLGAEQHAWGKQMGCRGTQKMYRFNILRANQRLIKVYGNRENEFIFLSPMFLNLDPDYGFPKEGYRVNKYASDVVEYQSNWVHPNDNGYCQMGDALGGVLEKIRGLSSTKGG, from the coding sequence ATGAATAAAGATATAAAAATTATACTGCCGCCGAAACTCTACATTTGTTCCAGCCGGGAAAACCAGACCATTCAGACGGACAGGGAAGAATTTAACATTTTCTTTGCCAACATCATTCAGCCGTATTCAGAGGATTTTGACGTTTTCGTAAACTGCGAATATGGAGAAAACCTGGGACATTGCTGGCACATTGACCAGTTACCGGACAGCGGAACGGTTTTTCCGCTGGAAATTAGGCTATATGACGCATATGGCGTATGTCTGGCAGAAAAGAAAACTATGGTTGAAACTGTGGCAAAACAGCGCAATGGTGAAGCTTTTCGCGTGCTTGCCGTCGGTGACTCTATGACGAGAAGTGCAAAATATCTTGCGCACTTGGCCACAAAGCTGTATGGCATTGAATTTGTGGGTTCGCGGTCGTTTGATAAAACAATTTATCACGAAGGCCGCGGCGGTTGGAGCTTTGAAAACTATTTTCACGGAACGCGGGAAAACGGCGATGTAACTTCACCGTTTTTATTTCCCAGAGATGTTTCAGGTAAGGACTATTTCGGCGATTTAGGATACCACAGGGACATTGCAGATGCACTTCACGACCCTTACCAGTTCGACGGATTTAAAGTGGAGCATCCGAAAGACGGGCAAATTGTTACGGATAAAAATGAAGCATTTCGGTTTGAACACGGGAAAATGACGCAGCTTGAGAAAAATGTTTCGTGGGAGTTTTCTTTTTCAAAGTATGTGGAACGGCAAGGTCTAAAAGACCTAAACGCTGTGACGATTTTGATGGGAGCAAACGATTTGCAGATTTGTCCCTATGAAGAGTCGGATAAACGCATTGCAAAGTTTATGGACAATATGGAGCGGTTTGTTCAGTCGGTAAGGGAATACAGCGCGGCGCTTCCAATTGTAATCAATTTGCCGGTTTTGGGAGCGGAGCAGCACGCCTGGGGAAAACAAATGGGCTGCAGGGGCACGCAGAAAATGTATCGTTTTAACATTCTGCGGGCAAACCAAAGGCTGATTAAAGTTTATGGAAACCGGGAAAATGAATTTATCTTTTTAAGTCCCATGTTTTTAAATCTCGACCCTGATTATGGCTTCCCGAAAGAAGGATATCGGGTAAATAAATATGCCAGTGATGTTGTGGAGTACCAGTCGAATTGGGTGCATCCGAATGACAATGGATATTGCCAGATGGGTGATGCGCTCGGCGGTGTGCTGGAAAAAATCAGGGGATTAAGCAGCACAAAAGGAGGATGA
- a CDS encoding YgjV family protein — protein MNYLPHILGYIGVLCLVLSFQVNDKKKIMLMQAIGRAFFIGQYVLLAAFEGAAQTAACMLCAIVFMNRDCLEPKNRKWLVLINLFAVVFGVIWWKNWLGLFAMVGAVLQNVAFAMKKPKVVRILTAICIPFWFTYNFSSRSYASMTSDCLTFISVMTGIVRFDILKQPEKPNNQREGIEA, from the coding sequence GTGAACTATTTACCGCATATTTTAGGTTACATCGGCGTACTGTGCCTGGTGCTTTCCTTTCAGGTGAACGACAAGAAAAAAATTATGCTCATGCAGGCCATTGGCCGTGCGTTTTTCATCGGCCAGTATGTGCTGCTGGCGGCCTTTGAGGGTGCAGCACAAACCGCGGCATGTATGTTATGCGCCATTGTATTTATGAACCGGGACTGTTTGGAGCCCAAAAACCGCAAATGGCTGGTTTTGATTAACCTGTTTGCAGTGGTCTTTGGTGTTATTTGGTGGAAAAACTGGCTTGGACTGTTTGCAATGGTGGGGGCCGTTTTGCAAAATGTGGCGTTTGCAATGAAAAAACCAAAAGTTGTGCGGATATTAACGGCAATTTGTATTCCGTTTTGGTTTACTTATAATTTTTCAAGCCGATCCTACGCCAGCATGACAAGCGACTGCCTGACCTTTATTTCGGTAATGACAGGCATTGTGCGGTTTGACATTTTAAAACAGCCGGAGAAACCGAATAACCAAAGAGAGGGGATAGAAGCATGA
- a CDS encoding glycoside hydrolase family 2 protein has protein sequence MDHWKVAYAEHNACKNLDFITIEQIEKAGLRIIPASVPGELQLDMMRQGIIDDLFYSDNALTAQRLENLHAWYYTRFDTKKDMHLKFYGIDTVADIYLNGKMVKSVSNMFLEYEIFEPLKEKDNELIVHIKPVCIEARKFELPASCISLAAYNYPAFYMRKAAHSYGWDIMPRIVTSGIWKPVELVKTKKNQIKNVFLSTSLIDGTDATLTFYITTEVEGDFIQDYSVRVTGVCEDSRFEVEKTLYHTDYRFELFVENCKLWFPRFKGKPNLYRVKAELLFRGGEPVDSYEFRSGIRTVKLERTDVAGINGEFCFCINGVKTFITGTNWVPLDAFHSRDEQRMEKALKLLYESGCNMVRCWGGNVYERRELFDFCDENGIMVWQDFAMGCAIYPFDTTFAQKMLEEAEFIIKRYRNHPSLVLWAGDNECDMAIAEWSNVKLNPDTNWITRKVLKHALALHDWSRPYLPSSPYISETAFKLGKRPSEEHLWGPRDYFKSNYYRNSECHFASETGYHGCNSPQSMEKFLKKTWPFFDDSGAVRKELLVHATAMETVEDAPYTYRIRLMYDQVKTMFLKEPDNLNDLAKMSQISQAEADKFLIEHFRIQKWRKTGLIWWNLIDGWPQFSDAVVDYYFEKKLAFHFIKRAQNPVLLMFDEPDGANLPLYAANDYLDDKEVSFRITNITEGQLVLEGRVNVRANSTQKVTDILWKDQLFYLIEFTVDGKTYKNHYYTGLLNISFENYLRDLKKSGLDDFTF, from the coding sequence ATGGATCATTGGAAGGTTGCTTATGCAGAGCACAATGCTTGCAAAAACTTGGACTTTATTACTATTGAACAAATAGAAAAAGCAGGGCTTCGCATAATTCCAGCCAGCGTGCCGGGAGAGCTGCAGCTTGATATGATGCGGCAGGGCATTATTGATGATTTGTTTTATTCGGACAATGCATTGACAGCACAGAGACTGGAAAACTTGCATGCATGGTATTATACCCGATTTGACACAAAAAAGGACATGCACCTTAAATTTTATGGGATAGACACCGTTGCGGATATTTATTTAAATGGGAAAATGGTTAAGTCTGTTTCCAACATGTTTTTAGAATATGAAATTTTTGAACCGCTGAAAGAAAAGGACAATGAGCTGATTGTTCACATTAAACCGGTATGCATTGAGGCCAGAAAGTTCGAATTGCCGGCTTCGTGCATCTCACTTGCGGCTTACAACTATCCGGCCTTTTATATGCGCAAGGCTGCGCACTCCTATGGCTGGGACATTATGCCGCGGATTGTGACCAGCGGAATTTGGAAACCGGTGGAGCTGGTGAAAACAAAGAAGAACCAAATTAAAAATGTCTTTTTATCTACAAGTTTAATCGACGGAACAGATGCCACGCTGACTTTTTATATCACTACTGAGGTTGAAGGTGATTTTATACAAGATTATTCTGTGCGCGTCACCGGCGTTTGCGAAGACAGCAGGTTTGAAGTAGAAAAGACATTGTATCACACCGACTACCGTTTTGAACTTTTTGTAGAAAACTGCAAACTGTGGTTTCCAAGATTTAAGGGAAAACCTAACCTCTATCGTGTGAAGGCAGAGCTTTTATTCAGAGGAGGGGAGCCGGTAGATTCCTATGAATTTAGAAGTGGAATCAGAACGGTAAAGTTAGAAAGAACAGACGTTGCAGGAATTAACGGCGAGTTTTGCTTTTGTATTAACGGCGTAAAAACATTTATTACCGGCACGAACTGGGTTCCGCTGGATGCTTTTCATTCACGGGACGAACAGCGGATGGAAAAAGCGCTAAAACTTCTATATGAGTCCGGCTGCAACATGGTTCGCTGCTGGGGCGGCAATGTGTATGAGCGTCGGGAATTGTTTGATTTTTGTGATGAAAACGGTATAATGGTTTGGCAGGATTTTGCAATGGGCTGCGCAATTTACCCTTTTGACACTACATTTGCGCAAAAAATGCTGGAAGAAGCAGAATTTATCATTAAGCGCTACAGAAACCATCCATCCTTAGTGCTTTGGGCGGGAGACAATGAATGTGACATGGCAATTGCAGAGTGGTCCAATGTAAAACTGAATCCGGACACAAATTGGATTACACGAAAGGTGTTAAAGCACGCCTTGGCACTTCACGATTGGTCACGGCCTTACCTTCCGTCATCACCATATATTTCAGAAACAGCTTTTAAACTTGGGAAAAGACCTTCTGAAGAGCATTTGTGGGGCCCGCGGGACTATTTTAAAAGCAACTATTATAGAAATTCAGAATGTCATTTTGCCAGTGAAACAGGCTATCATGGCTGCAATTCGCCGCAGTCAATGGAAAAGTTTTTGAAAAAGACTTGGCCATTTTTTGACGACAGCGGTGCAGTGCGGAAAGAATTACTTGTTCACGCCACCGCAATGGAAACGGTAGAAGATGCTCCGTACACTTACCGCATACGGCTGATGTATGACCAGGTGAAAACAATGTTTTTAAAGGAGCCTGACAACTTAAACGACCTTGCAAAAATGAGTCAAATTTCTCAGGCAGAGGCAGACAAGTTTTTAATTGAGCATTTTCGAATTCAAAAATGGAGAAAAACCGGGCTGATTTGGTGGAATTTAATTGACGGCTGGCCGCAATTTTCCGACGCGGTTGTGGATTATTATTTTGAAAAAAAGCTTGCGTTCCACTTTATTAAGCGGGCTCAAAATCCTGTTTTGCTTATGTTTGACGAGCCGGACGGAGCCAATCTTCCGCTTTACGCGGCAAACGACTATTTAGATGATAAAGAAGTATCCTTCCGCATTACAAATATTACGGAAGGTCAATTGGTTTTAGAAGGAAGGGTAAATGTCCGTGCCAATTCAACACAGAAGGTCACAGACATTTTATGGAAGGACCAGTTATTTTATCTGATAGAATTTACTGTTGACGGAAAAACGTATAAAAATCACTATTATACGGGCCTTTTAAATATTTCGTTTGAGAATTATCTGCGGGATTTAAAGAAAAGTGGATTAGACGATTTTACGTTTTAA
- a CDS encoding EamA family transporter, giving the protein MWILYAFGSALFAGITSILAKCGIKQTDSNVATAIRTIVVLLFAWIMVFVVGSQGTLSSISAKSLTFLILSGVATGASWLCYFRALQIGDVNKVVSIDKSSTVLTIILAFIILGEKADTMKITGAVAIGAGTYLMIQKNTKAANGEPPEGKAWLVYAFLSALFASLTAILVKIGIENVESNLGTAIRTVVVLIMSWIVVFTTGKHGQVKNIPKGELLFICLSGLATGASWLCYYKALHDGLASVVVPIDKLSILITVAFSRIVFGEKLTVKSGIGLLCITLGTLAMLF; this is encoded by the coding sequence ATGTGGATTTTATATGCCTTTGGTTCTGCTTTATTTGCCGGTATTACGTCAATCCTGGCAAAATGCGGCATTAAACAAACAGACTCAAACGTTGCCACGGCAATTCGGACAATTGTTGTTTTGCTGTTTGCCTGGATTATGGTGTTTGTGGTGGGTTCGCAGGGAACATTGTCTTCCATCAGCGCAAAGTCGCTGACCTTTTTAATCTTGTCCGGAGTTGCCACAGGCGCCTCCTGGCTCTGTTATTTCCGCGCCCTGCAAATTGGGGATGTGAACAAGGTTGTTTCTATTGATAAATCCAGCACCGTTCTGACCATTATTCTAGCGTTTATTATTTTAGGCGAAAAGGCCGACACAATGAAAATAACCGGCGCGGTAGCAATCGGCGCCGGCACTTACCTTATGATTCAAAAAAATACCAAAGCAGCAAACGGGGAACCCCCAGAGGGAAAAGCATGGCTTGTTTATGCATTTCTTTCCGCCCTGTTTGCCAGCCTGACAGCTATTTTAGTCAAAATCGGAATTGAAAACGTGGAGTCGAACCTTGGAACGGCTATTCGGACTGTGGTGGTTCTTATCATGTCCTGGATTGTGGTTTTCACAACCGGAAAACACGGTCAGGTAAAAAACATTCCAAAGGGCGAGCTTCTGTTCATCTGCCTTTCCGGCCTGGCCACCGGAGCCTCGTGGCTCTGCTATTACAAGGCCCTGCACGACGGGCTTGCCAGTGTGGTTGTTCCGATCGACAAGCTCAGCATTTTAATCACCGTAGCTTTTTCCAGAATTGTTTTTGGTGAAAAACTGACGGTTAAATCGGGAATTGGACTTTTGTGCATCACCTTAGGCACACTTGCCATGCTGTTTTAA